A stretch of Natator depressus isolate rNatDep1 chromosome 2, rNatDep2.hap1, whole genome shotgun sequence DNA encodes these proteins:
- the LOC141983490 gene encoding uncharacterized protein LOC141983490 yields the protein MAWRQGLSNPIPEFQLTLEENVVPPGSTTAGRKRKRRSVPSQPVTWGAVKALVAAAQRRLAANQQPETPETLFVAILAQITANSVLIVCLLCLLFPVGVGSGALPPLRARMTYNIWERLASIANVTHFCLSDSVAAGELLGTCLIPVCHHPEEIGNETMLAAYANLSSQYSGMANWGPANYTLPHTAISLHTPYPAGANNVTCARVVNCTSTKVPLGCRQIPQPLLNCSRAVNVSYNYGHIILPSGWFFTCGSRTFSYIPANLSDGTLCCLSRMTLILPFASQRHSKRSVPLSDNCVADVELFSRAEYTALAASIVGVPGLATYTARTLNTLACFAAKAINTTSKAIALLNAEQHELRDAILDNRAAIDFLLLKHHLGCSTFRHMCCFNLTDNSRSIESRLAELANLTAHIRLDVGFEGFWNWLTG from the coding sequence atggcgtggcgccaggggctgtcgaaccccataccggagtttcagctgaccttggaggagaacgtggtgcctcccgggtcgacaacggcgggacggaaacggaagaggcgtagcgtcccaagccagcccgtgacatggggagcagtaaaagcattggtcgcggcggctcaacgaagactggcagcaaatcaacagccagagactcctgagactttgtttgtggcgattctcgcccaaatcactgctaattctgtgctgattgtatgccttttgtgcctgctatttcctgtaggggttggctcgggagcgcttcccccgttacgggcccgaatgacatataacatatgggaaagattggcttcaatagcaaatgttacccacttttgtttgtctgattctgtagcagccggagaattgttaggtacatgccttataccagtatgtcatcaccctgaggaaatagggaatgagacaatgctcgctgcttacgcgaatctctcttcccagtactctggcatggctaattggggcccggccaactataccttgcctcacacggctatatccctccacacaccgtacccggccggggccaacaatgtcacctgtgcacgtgtggttaactgcactagtacaaaggtgcccttgggctgtcggcaaattcctcaacccctcttaaattgttcccgcgctgtgaatgtttcatacaattatggccatatcatcctaccatcagggtggttttttacctgtggctcacgcacctttagttatattcctgcaaatttaagtgatggcaccctttgctgtcttagtagaatgacgcttatattgccttttgccagccaaaggcacagtaaaagaagtgtacccctttcagataattgtgttgcagatgttgagctttttagtcgcgctgagtatactgctttagcggcctccattgttggggtccccgggcttgccacttatacagccagaaccttaaataccctggcgtgctttgcagcgaaggcaattaatacaacatccaaggcaattgccctacttaatgcagagcaacatgaattaagggatgcaatcttggataacagagcagccattgattttctgctcttaaaacatcacctaggctgttccacgtttcggcatatgtgttgttttaatttaactgataatagtcgttccatagaatctagactggccgagttggccaatcttacggcacacatacgtctagatgtggggtttgagggcttttggaattggcttacaggttag